Proteins co-encoded in one Acidobacteriota bacterium genomic window:
- a CDS encoding NAD(+)/NADH kinase — protein sequence MKKVRKIGVVVKTKKRESREVILQLLDYARKNGLIVIPEAATARMIGARRGMAREKLAEKVDLIVVIGGDGTLLSVARSAGKKGTPILGVNLGGLGFLTEFSTDELFKYLDRAVVGSIALDKRMMLKVDILRKKRKIGSYSILNDIVINKAALARIIDLSIEIDGYYVTTYKADGLIVSTPTGSTAYSLSAGGPIIFPSMNAFVITPICPHTLTNRPLVVSDEVEIKITLLTSDEDVYVTLDGQVGFPMKASDIIKVVRSRNIINLVRPCERNYFDLLRRKLKWGER from the coding sequence ATGAAAAAGGTAAGAAAGATCGGGGTCGTCGTTAAGACTAAAAAACGCGAGAGCAGAGAGGTTATCCTGCAGTTGCTGGATTATGCCAGGAAGAACGGGCTGATCGTGATCCCGGAGGCGGCGACTGCCAGGATGATAGGAGCCAGGCGCGGCATGGCCCGGGAAAAACTTGCAGAGAAGGTGGACCTTATCGTCGTCATAGGAGGAGATGGAACTCTCCTGAGCGTCGCCAGGAGCGCCGGGAAAAAGGGGACTCCCATCCTCGGCGTGAACCTGGGCGGGCTCGGGTTCCTCACGGAGTTCTCGACAGATGAGCTATTCAAGTATCTGGACAGGGCTGTTGTCGGCAGCATCGCTCTCGACAAGAGAATGATGCTCAAGGTTGACATCCTGAGAAAGAAAAGAAAGATCGGTAGCTACTCCATCCTGAACGACATCGTGATCAACAAGGCTGCTCTGGCAAGGATCATCGACCTAAGCATCGAGATAGACGGCTACTACGTCACTACGTACAAAGCGGACGGCCTGATCGTCTCAACTCCCACTGGCTCCACAGCCTATTCTCTTTCCGCAGGGGGACCCATAATCTTCCCGAGCATGAATGCTTTCGTGATTACTCCGATCTGCCCCCACACTCTCACCAACAGGCCGCTCGTCGTCTCTGACGAGGTTGAGATCAAGATCACATTGCTCACGAGCGACGAGGATGTTTACGTCACTCTGGACGGGCAGGTGGGATTTCCAATGAAAGCATCTGACATCATCAAGGTTGTCAGGAGCAGGAACATCATAAACCTTGTGAGGCCCTGCGAACGCAACTACTTCGATCTTCTCCGCCGCAAACTAAAATGGGGTGAGCGCTAA
- a CDS encoding TlyA family RNA methyltransferase, whose product MPKKEAKERLDTYIVKKGLAKSREQAKAFILGGIVYVNGMKVDKASLQVCEKDFIEIRMEREPFVSRGGIKLDAALNTFEIDVKDKVALDVGASTGGFTDCLLKRGAQKVYALDVGYGLLDWKLRRDPRVIPIERFNVRYLKPEDLPEKADIITVDVSFISLMKVIPPLRKVLNKGIMILLVKPQFEVGRGKVGPGGIIRDEDDQKKILKEIAMFCKRNQLSILGIAESAITGAEGNREFLLYLSNHEKGMSNVEILKRIECLFHEKGKKDRGRR is encoded by the coding sequence ATGCCCAAGAAGGAAGCGAAGGAACGACTCGACACCTACATAGTCAAAAAGGGGCTGGCAAAAAGTCGAGAACAGGCAAAGGCTTTCATCCTCGGAGGCATTGTTTACGTTAACGGGATGAAAGTGGATAAGGCCTCTTTGCAGGTATGCGAAAAGGACTTTATCGAAATCCGGATGGAGAGGGAACCGTTCGTCAGCCGGGGTGGCATCAAGCTGGATGCAGCCCTCAACACCTTCGAGATCGACGTGAAGGATAAGGTGGCGCTGGATGTAGGGGCTTCGACTGGCGGTTTCACGGATTGCCTCCTGAAGAGAGGAGCACAGAAGGTCTATGCCCTTGACGTCGGTTACGGGCTACTCGACTGGAAATTGAGGAGGGATCCAAGGGTCATCCCGATCGAGAGATTCAACGTCCGCTACCTGAAACCTGAGGACCTTCCAGAAAAGGCGGATATCATAACGGTTGATGTCTCCTTCATTTCACTGATGAAGGTCATCCCCCCACTGAGGAAGGTCCTCAACAAAGGGATCATGATCCTTCTCGTCAAGCCGCAATTCGAGGTTGGCAGGGGCAAAGTTGGCCCCGGAGGTATAATCCGGGACGAGGATGACCAGAAAAAGATCCTGAAAGAGATCGCGATGTTCTGCAAGAGGAATCAGCTATCCATTCTGGGGATTGCCGAATCCGCCATTACGGGAGCTGAGGGAAACAGGGAATTCCTCCTTTACCTATCCAACCATGAAAAGGGAATGAGCAACGTCGAGATCCTGAAACGAATCGAGTGTCTCTTCCATGAAAAAGGTAAGAAAGATCGGGGTCGTCGTTAA
- a CDS encoding polyprenyl synthetase family protein: MATTTANISAYLNEKVELINSELDQYLQKESHAPDSIIEIMRYSVFSGGKRIRPILSIASCEALGGKLEYILPSACAIELIHTYSLIHDDLPSMDNDDLRRGKPTAHRAFSEAMAILAGDALLTLAFEIMSRYPDGEAFNRNKIEIIRTIASACGIGGLIGGQVMDIQSEGRDIEPNECERLHQMKTGALIGASLTCGAIMSGTDEERKRLISDFGKKVGLAFQITDDLLDAEGKKEVVGKQTRKDILKKKATYPSLYGIDGAHQIAQRLIEEGKELLKPLGERSSILSSLADFIIKRRS, translated from the coding sequence ATGGCAACGACGACGGCAAACATTTCTGCTTACCTCAATGAAAAAGTGGAACTGATCAACTCCGAACTGGACCAGTATCTCCAGAAGGAATCTCATGCTCCGGATTCCATAATCGAGATCATGAGGTATTCAGTTTTTTCCGGTGGAAAGAGGATCAGACCGATTCTCTCCATTGCGTCCTGCGAAGCGCTCGGAGGGAAGCTGGAATATATCCTCCCTTCTGCCTGTGCCATTGAGCTCATACACACTTACTCCCTCATTCATGATGATCTCCCATCCATGGACAACGATGATCTCCGAAGAGGAAAGCCAACCGCCCATAGAGCCTTCAGTGAAGCAATGGCAATACTGGCCGGAGATGCGCTGCTGACGCTTGCCTTTGAAATTATGTCAAGATACCCGGATGGGGAAGCTTTTAACAGAAACAAGATCGAGATCATAAGGACAATCGCTTCTGCCTGTGGCATCGGCGGATTGATTGGAGGCCAAGTCATGGACATTCAATCCGAAGGCAGGGATATTGAGCCGAATGAATGCGAGCGTCTCCATCAGATGAAGACGGGGGCTCTCATAGGCGCCTCCCTCACCTGCGGCGCAATCATGTCCGGAACCGATGAGGAAAGGAAGAGGCTCATTTCGGATTTTGGAAAGAAAGTGGGTCTGGCTTTCCAGATAACCGATGACCTCCTGGATGCAGAAGGAAAAAAGGAAGTAGTGGGGAAGCAGACCAGAAAGGATATCCTGAAGAAAAAGGCGACGTATCCTTCACTTTATGGAATAGATGGAGCTCATCAGATCGCTCAGCGATTGATCGAGGAAGGGAAAGAGCTCCTCAAGCCTCTCGGAGAGAGGAGTTCCATTCTTTCTTCACTTGCCGATTTCATCATCAAGAGGAGGAGCTGA